A section of the Sphingomonas ginsenosidivorax genome encodes:
- a CDS encoding alpha-N-arabinofuranosidase — MLASVVTMPARAQEAAPTVAATLHADTPGPVIHRDVFGQFAEHLGHGIYGGIWVGKGSRIPNDGGYRSDVIAALKAVNVPMVRWPGGCFADEYHWRDGIGATKSRPTKVNTNWGGVNEDNSFGTHEYMGLMERLGAATYVSANVGSAEPAETAQWVEYMTAAQGTTVLAKERERNGHAAPWKLQYLGIGNELWGCGGNMRAEFAADMTNRYAQFAKAANGKMLKIASGPSDSNYDWTDAMMRIAGKNIDGLALHYYTRPRDKKWSDKGAALGFPEREWATTMSHTLQMETFLTRHSAIMDKYDPAKRVMLAVDEWGTWYDPTPGTNPGFLEQQNSLRDAVVAGLNINIFAHHADRVKMAAIAQMVNVLQAMLLTDGAKMVKTPTYWVYDLYKPWQGATSLPIELTSPWYHKDEVAVPAVSASAVRDTAGQVHVALVNLDPNRAMPVTVSLAGLQATQASGRIITGTAMDAHNSFDAPDVVAPQPFTAAQVAGGTLTVTLPAKSVLVLDVR, encoded by the coding sequence ATGCTGGCGAGCGTCGTCACCATGCCGGCACGCGCGCAGGAGGCCGCGCCCACGGTCGCGGCGACGCTCCATGCGGATACCCCCGGACCGGTGATCCACCGCGACGTGTTCGGCCAGTTCGCCGAGCATCTCGGCCACGGAATCTATGGCGGGATCTGGGTCGGCAAGGGATCGCGCATCCCGAACGATGGCGGCTATCGCAGCGACGTGATTGCCGCGCTCAAGGCCGTGAACGTGCCGATGGTGCGCTGGCCCGGCGGCTGTTTCGCCGACGAATATCACTGGCGCGACGGCATTGGCGCGACCAAGTCGCGGCCGACCAAGGTCAACACCAACTGGGGCGGCGTCAACGAGGACAACAGCTTCGGCACGCACGAATATATGGGGCTGATGGAGCGGCTGGGTGCGGCCACCTACGTCTCGGCGAACGTCGGCAGCGCCGAGCCCGCCGAGACGGCACAATGGGTCGAGTACATGACCGCGGCGCAGGGCACGACGGTGCTCGCCAAGGAGCGCGAACGCAACGGCCATGCCGCGCCGTGGAAGCTGCAGTATCTCGGCATCGGCAACGAGCTGTGGGGCTGCGGCGGCAACATGCGCGCCGAATTCGCGGCGGACATGACCAACCGCTACGCGCAGTTCGCCAAGGCGGCCAACGGCAAGATGCTCAAGATCGCGAGCGGCCCGAGCGATTCGAACTATGACTGGACCGACGCGATGATGCGCATCGCGGGCAAGAACATCGACGGGCTGGCGCTGCATTACTACACTCGCCCGCGCGACAAGAAGTGGAGCGACAAGGGCGCCGCCTTGGGCTTCCCCGAGCGCGAATGGGCGACGACGATGTCGCACACGCTGCAGATGGAAACCTTCCTCACCAGGCATTCGGCGATCATGGACAAATATGATCCGGCCAAGCGCGTGATGCTGGCGGTCGACGAATGGGGCACGTGGTACGATCCGACCCCGGGGACCAACCCCGGCTTTCTCGAGCAGCAGAACTCGCTGCGCGACGCGGTGGTCGCCGGGCTCAACATCAACATCTTCGCGCATCACGCCGACCGCGTGAAGATGGCGGCGATCGCGCAGATGGTGAACGTGCTGCAGGCGATGCTCCTGACCGACGGCGCGAAGATGGTGAAGACCCCGACCTATTGGGTGTACGACCTGTACAAGCCCTGGCAGGGCGCGACCTCGCTGCCGATCGAGCTCACTTCGCCCTGGTATCACAAGGACGAGGTGGCGGTGCCCGCGGTCAGCGCATCGGCGGTGCGCGATACCGCGGGGCAGGTGCATGTCGCTCTCGTCAACCTCGACCCCAACCGCGCGATGCCGGTGACGGTGTCGCTCGCGGGGCTCCAGGCGACGCAGGCGAGCGGCCGGATCATCACCGGGACGGCGATGGACGCGCACAACAGCTTCGACGCGCCCGACGTGGTAGCGCCGCAGCCCTTCACGGCCGCGCAGGTGGCGGGCGGTACGCTGACGGTCACGCTGCCGGCGAAGTCGGTGCTGGTGCTCGACGTGCGCTGA